A region of Candidatus Aegiribacteria sp. DNA encodes the following proteins:
- the rpoB gene encoding DNA-directed RNA polymerase subunit beta: MKVNKPVKNYSEVEPVINIPDLLKIQRESFSRFLQDDVPPDERLPQGLHKIFQDTFPIESGNREFSLEYVSYELGIPKYTVQEAMDKGLSYSVPLTAMLRLVFRNIIDTKNGKPSPDSWKVSRIIDQSVFLGELPLMTSTGSFVINGAERVIVNQLHRSPGVFFEETTMQRGNRIYKARVIPLRGSWLDLKLDHNDIIYVNIDRRPKRIPVTMLLRALGLGSDSDILSSFYPRVTRDLESALKSRSKAIELVLKSFAEDIVDPETGELLVRCDEPVEGIEKIEKLVEHGIKKADFLAPRIDTNDFDGIRKTLAKEATSLGAGIEKNEDSATMWIYEALRGTEAPNLDHARSYLRSMFFDSKRYSLSEVGRYKLNERLNISTSMEKLTLTVPDMVAIVENLIKLREGRNTSDDIDHLGNRRVRTVGELLGQEFSKGLSRMARTIRDRMGHQDREKLTPHDLVNSRTLSSVINTFFGSSQLSQFMEQTNPLAELTHKRRTSALGQGGLTRERAGFDVRDVHHTHYGRMCPVETPEGPNIGLITTLAVFASINRFGFLETPYRRVIDGRVTDEVVYLSADREDRTTIAEADAPIDKNGNLTGNLVRTRRAGTFPMVEPDEVEFIDVSPRQLIGVSAALIPFLEHDDANRALMGSNMQRQAVPLLHPQAPIVGTGMEGRAALDSGTLVTAIRAGTVEEVDANTIIVKADCEVYDFHKFDTYQLQKFKRTNQDTCLNQRPRVHTGDRVEKGQMLADGMASDNGKLALGVNTTVAFVPWNGYNFEDAIVVSERLIRNDVFISVHVVEMETQFRETKLGPEELTRELPSVDNLEEIANLDEDGIIKVGSRVRERDILVGKITPKGEQDLSPSERLIRAIFGQKAGDVKDASLRAPTGMDGVVIDVKVFSRKDKTERTRREIDEKRDRLREEFEENENRLFAERDALLKEILKGKKAVSIVDRLTGEILVPSGRKLLASFLNKVNFSDIDSGQQLVEDLKDDDETRQILQNAYKEHRRLENELETAEEKLMRGDDLPPGVIKTVKVYMAKRRKLQVGDKMAGRHGNKGVVSIIVPQEDMPYLPDGTPVDICLNPLGVPSRMNVGQLMETNIGWAAKKKGYDVITPVFDSATNAEIGDALVEAGLDRDGKTILYDGRTGEPFDQRVTVGCMYMMKLAHQVEDKLHARATGPYAMVTQQPLGGKAQNGGQRLGEMEVWALEAYGAAYCLKEMLTIKSDDVDGRARAYSAMVNGENIPHSLTPESFNVLQNEMRSLALDVELLPEEGEE, translated from the coding sequence GTGAAGGTTAACAAACCTGTAAAGAATTATTCCGAAGTAGAGCCGGTTATTAATATTCCGGATCTTCTGAAGATACAGAGAGAATCTTTCAGCAGATTTTTGCAGGACGATGTTCCCCCGGATGAACGTCTTCCCCAGGGACTGCACAAGATTTTCCAGGATACTTTTCCCATTGAGAGCGGCAACCGTGAATTTTCGCTGGAGTACGTTTCTTACGAACTTGGTATACCTAAGTACACGGTACAGGAGGCCATGGACAAGGGACTCAGCTACTCGGTACCGCTGACTGCCATGTTGAGGCTCGTATTCAGAAACATAATAGATACGAAGAACGGCAAACCTTCCCCGGATTCCTGGAAAGTATCCAGAATAATCGACCAGTCGGTTTTCCTGGGCGAACTTCCCCTGATGACGAGCACAGGTTCCTTTGTAATAAACGGAGCCGAAAGGGTAATAGTCAACCAGCTGCATAGAAGTCCCGGAGTTTTCTTCGAGGAAACGACAATGCAGCGGGGCAATAGGATTTACAAAGCCAGGGTAATTCCCCTGAGGGGATCATGGCTGGACCTGAAACTTGATCACAACGACATTATTTACGTTAACATTGACAGACGTCCCAAGAGAATACCCGTAACAATGCTGCTTCGCGCTCTGGGATTGGGTTCGGACTCGGATATACTTTCGAGTTTCTACCCAAGAGTCACAAGAGACCTTGAATCAGCTCTCAAGAGCCGTTCAAAGGCTATCGAACTTGTTCTCAAATCATTCGCTGAGGATATCGTTGATCCTGAAACCGGGGAACTTCTTGTTCGTTGTGATGAACCTGTAGAGGGTATTGAAAAAATAGAGAAGCTGGTTGAGCATGGTATAAAGAAGGCCGATTTTCTGGCTCCCCGTATTGATACCAACGACTTTGACGGAATCAGAAAAACACTTGCCAAGGAAGCAACAAGTCTGGGAGCGGGAATTGAGAAGAACGAAGATTCAGCCACAATGTGGATCTACGAGGCGCTTAGAGGTACGGAAGCGCCGAATCTTGATCACGCCAGAAGTTACCTCAGATCGATGTTCTTTGATTCGAAGCGCTACAGCCTCAGCGAGGTTGGAAGGTACAAGCTGAACGAAAGGCTTAACATTTCCACTTCAATGGAGAAACTCACCCTTACCGTACCTGATATGGTGGCCATTGTAGAGAATCTTATAAAGCTTCGTGAAGGCAGAAACACCTCGGACGATATTGATCATCTCGGTAACAGAAGGGTCAGGACAGTTGGGGAGCTTCTCGGACAGGAATTCTCCAAAGGTTTGAGCAGAATGGCGAGAACCATCCGTGACAGGATGGGACATCAGGACCGTGAAAAGCTTACACCTCATGATCTGGTGAATTCGAGAACCCTTTCAAGTGTGATCAACACCTTTTTTGGTTCCAGTCAGCTTTCACAGTTCATGGAGCAGACGAACCCCCTTGCCGAATTGACTCATAAGAGAAGGACAAGCGCTCTTGGTCAGGGTGGACTGACAAGAGAAAGGGCAGGTTTCGATGTCAGGGATGTTCATCATACCCATTACGGACGAATGTGTCCTGTAGAAACCCCCGAAGGTCCCAATATCGGGCTTATTACAACTCTGGCTGTTTTTGCCTCCATTAACCGGTTCGGTTTTCTGGAAACACCTTACCGCCGCGTAATCGATGGAAGGGTAACTGACGAAGTCGTATACCTTTCCGCCGATCGGGAAGACCGTACAACAATTGCTGAGGCCGATGCTCCAATTGATAAAAACGGAAATCTCACAGGAAACCTTGTAAGAACCCGCCGAGCGGGAACGTTTCCTATGGTGGAGCCAGACGAAGTTGAATTCATCGATGTCAGTCCGAGACAGCTTATAGGTGTATCCGCTGCCCTTATACCTTTTCTTGAACATGATGACGCGAACAGAGCGCTTATGGGCTCGAATATGCAGCGTCAGGCCGTACCCCTGCTGCATCCTCAGGCACCAATAGTGGGAACCGGAATGGAAGGAAGAGCTGCTCTTGATTCAGGAACCCTCGTTACGGCAATAAGAGCGGGAACGGTTGAGGAAGTTGATGCAAATACTATAATCGTAAAGGCTGACTGTGAGGTATATGACTTCCATAAGTTCGATACTTATCAGCTGCAGAAATTCAAGAGAACGAACCAGGACACCTGCTTGAATCAGAGACCCCGCGTGCATACTGGTGATAGAGTTGAAAAAGGTCAGATGCTGGCAGACGGAATGGCTTCGGATAACGGTAAACTCGCTCTTGGTGTTAATACAACGGTGGCATTTGTACCCTGGAATGGATACAATTTTGAGGACGCAATCGTGGTCAGCGAAAGGCTTATCCGAAACGATGTATTTATTTCCGTTCATGTAGTTGAAATGGAAACACAGTTCAGAGAGACAAAACTTGGTCCGGAAGAGCTGACAAGAGAGCTTCCGAGTGTTGACAATCTCGAGGAGATAGCCAACCTTGATGAAGACGGTATTATCAAGGTCGGTTCAAGAGTCAGGGAAAGGGACATCCTTGTGGGCAAGATTACGCCCAAGGGAGAACAGGATCTTTCACCATCCGAAAGGCTGATCAGAGCTATATTCGGTCAGAAGGCTGGAGATGTGAAGGATGCGTCACTCAGGGCTCCAACAGGGATGGACGGCGTGGTCATTGATGTTAAAGTCTTCTCCAGGAAGGATAAGACTGAGAGAACGCGCCGTGAAATAGATGAAAAGCGGGACAGATTACGAGAGGAATTCGAGGAGAACGAGAATCGGCTTTTCGCTGAAAGAGATGCTCTTCTCAAGGAGATCCTCAAAGGGAAAAAGGCTGTCAGTATTGTTGACCGGCTTACCGGTGAGATTCTGGTTCCCTCCGGCAGGAAGCTTCTAGCGTCTTTCCTGAACAAAGTGAATTTTTCCGATATTGATTCCGGTCAGCAGCTTGTTGAGGATCTAAAGGATGATGACGAAACCCGTCAGATACTTCAGAATGCCTACAAAGAACATAGAAGGCTGGAGAATGAGCTGGAAACCGCTGAGGAAAAGCTCATGCGAGGAGACGATCTTCCCCCCGGAGTTATTAAAACCGTAAAAGTCTATATGGCCAAGCGACGCAAGCTGCAGGTTGGTGATAAAATGGCCGGAAGACATGGAAACAAAGGTGTTGTCAGCATAATAGTCCCGCAGGAAGATATGCCCTATCTGCCCGATGGAACTCCCGTTGATATCTGCCTTAACCCCCTTGGAGTACCAAGCAGGATGAACGTAGGCCAGCTGATGGAAACGAATATAGGCTGGGCTGCGAAGAAAAAGGGTTACGATGTAATTACTCCGGTGTTCGACTCCGCGACCAATGCGGAGATTGGGGATGCACTCGTAGAAGCCGGCCTGGACAGAGACGGGAAAACGATTCTCTACGATGGAAGAACAGGTGAACCATTCGACCAGAGGGTTACGGTGGGATGTATGTATATGATGAAACTGGCACATCAGGTAGAAGACAAACTTCACGCAAGAGCTACCGGACCATACGCCATGGTTACTCAGCAGCCACTCGGAGGAAAAGCTCAGAATGGTGGACAGAGGCTTGGAGAAATGGAAGTTTGGGCTCTTGAAGCGTACGGAGCGGCATACTGCCTTAAAGAAATGCTCACAATAAAATCGGATGATGTGGATGGAAGAGCTCGAGCCTACAGCGCTATGGTGAACGGAGAAAACATCCCGCATTCCCTGACTCCCGAATCGTTCAATGTGCTTCAGAATGAGATGAGGAGCCTTGCTCTGGATGTTGAATTGCTGCCCGAAGAAGGGGAGGAGTAA
- the rplL gene encoding 50S ribosomal protein L7/L12, whose amino-acid sequence MSDLKKADIIEAISSMTVLELAELVEEMEEKFGVSAAAPAAAATAAPVAAGGQAEEKTEFDLILEDFGAKKIPVIKIVKDVLELNLKEAKELVDNVPSKLREEMDKEEAEAFKKQLEEAGATVKLQ is encoded by the coding sequence ATGAGTGATCTCAAAAAGGCTGATATTATAGAGGCTATTTCAAGCATGACAGTTCTGGAGCTTGCAGAGCTCGTTGAAGAAATGGAAGAGAAGTTTGGAGTATCCGCAGCAGCACCGGCAGCAGCAGCCACAGCAGCCCCCGTTGCGGCGGGCGGCCAGGCTGAAGAGAAAACCGAGTTTGATTTGATTCTCGAGGACTTCGGCGCTAAGAAGATCCCTGTTATCAAGATAGTCAAGGATGTTCTTGAACTGAACCTGAAGGAAGCCAAGGAACTTGTTGACAACGTTCCCTCGAAACTCCGCGAGGAAATGGACAAAGAGGAAGCTGAAGCTTTCAAGAAGCAGCTTGAGGAAGCTGGAGCAACTGTCAAACTTCAGTAA
- the rplJ gene encoding 50S ribosomal protein L10, whose protein sequence is MAVSRKQKENVVATLIEDLGEAGSIVLADFTGVNVEDITDLRVQMRENNVGFTVVKNTLLRRIFKEIEVEKDEGIYAMMEGPTALAYAADEVLPIKIIKKFAEDHKGLPQVKGGFVSGVTYETGKLMKLADIPSKDVLLAKLLGSAKSPLQGFVSVSSGIIRKFFYAVNAIKESREN, encoded by the coding sequence ATGGCTGTTTCAAGAAAGCAGAAGGAGAATGTTGTAGCCACCCTTATAGAAGATCTGGGCGAAGCAGGATCGATAGTTCTGGCTGATTTCACCGGGGTCAATGTTGAGGATATAACAGATCTCAGGGTCCAGATGCGAGAGAACAATGTTGGCTTCACCGTTGTCAAGAACACCCTTCTTCGAAGAATCTTCAAAGAGATTGAAGTTGAAAAAGATGAGGGTATCTATGCAATGATGGAAGGTCCCACCGCGCTGGCATATGCAGCCGATGAGGTACTTCCCATAAAGATAATCAAGAAATTCGCAGAGGATCACAAAGGACTTCCGCAGGTAAAGGGAGGATTTGTATCCGGCGTGACTTACGAAACCGGTAAACTCATGAAGCTTGCCGATATCCCCTCGAAAGATGTACTTCTGGCAAAGCTTCTGGGCTCAGCCAAATCACCTTTACAGGGATTCGTTTCAGTCAGCAGTGGAATAATCAGAAAATTCTTCTATGCAGTTAATGCAATAAAGGAGAGCAGGGAGAACTAA
- the rplA gene encoding 50S ribosomal protein L1, with the protein MAKMSKRFRQARESVNKDKKYTLDESCELVKEHATAGFDETVEIAISLNVNPKHADQMVRGTCILPNGTGKIARVVVFASGEKADQAKEAGADFVGDEDLATKIQDGWLEFDVAIASPDMMRTVGKLGRVLGPRGLMPNPKTGTVTDEVAEAVKEAKAGKITFRVDKTGNLHVPVGRASFEQAALAENVITFFEKVLHLRPSAVKGQYMKNISVSSTMGPGIKIDLNDLRARIR; encoded by the coding sequence ATGGCAAAAATGAGCAAAAGATTCCGCCAGGCCCGGGAGAGTGTCAATAAGGATAAGAAATATACACTTGATGAAAGCTGTGAGCTCGTCAAGGAACATGCAACCGCCGGTTTTGATGAAACGGTTGAAATAGCCATTTCACTTAACGTCAATCCCAAGCACGCGGACCAGATGGTCAGGGGAACATGTATTCTGCCCAACGGTACAGGGAAGATCGCAAGGGTAGTAGTTTTCGCTTCGGGGGAGAAGGCGGATCAGGCTAAGGAAGCCGGAGCCGATTTTGTAGGAGATGAAGACCTCGCAACTAAAATCCAGGACGGATGGCTTGAGTTCGATGTAGCCATTGCCAGTCCAGATATGATGAGAACGGTAGGTAAACTCGGACGAGTTCTCGGACCGAGGGGTCTGATGCCCAATCCGAAGACTGGAACCGTTACTGATGAAGTCGCGGAGGCTGTGAAGGAAGCAAAAGCAGGCAAGATAACCTTCAGGGTTGATAAAACCGGCAACCTTCATGTTCCTGTAGGCAGAGCGAGTTTTGAACAGGCTGCCCTGGCCGAGAATGTTATAACCTTTTTTGAGAAGGTGCTGCATCTCAGGCCGTCAGCCGTTAAAGGCCAATACATGAAAAATATATCAGTTTCGTCCACGATGGGACCCGGAATAAAGATCGATCTTAACGATCTTCGGGCCCGTATTCGATAG
- the rplK gene encoding 50S ribosomal protein L11 yields the protein MAKKVLGVVKLQLPAGQATPAPPVGPALGQYGINLAGFCKEFNARTRGSEGLIIPAVITIYKDRSFTFILKSPPAAVLLKRAAGLAKGSPESNREKVGTVTREQCREIVKLKEKDLNAASMETAVSMIAGTARSMGLEVVD from the coding sequence ATGGCCAAGAAGGTTTTGGGTGTGGTAAAGCTTCAGCTGCCCGCAGGGCAGGCGACGCCGGCTCCTCCCGTAGGTCCCGCTCTGGGACAGTACGGGATAAACCTGGCCGGTTTCTGTAAGGAATTCAATGCCCGAACCCGGGGGAGCGAAGGACTTATTATTCCTGCGGTCATAACTATCTATAAAGACAGAAGCTTTACTTTTATACTGAAATCCCCTCCCGCCGCAGTTCTGTTGAAACGGGCTGCCGGGCTTGCTAAGGGATCTCCGGAATCCAACCGTGAAAAAGTTGGTACGGTAACCAGAGAGCAGTGCCGCGAGATCGTGAAACTGAAGGAGAAGGATCTCAATGCCGCGTCGATGGAGACTGCTGTTTCAATGATTGCGGGTACTGCCAGGAGCATGGGTCTGGAAGTGGTGGATTAA